Proteins from one Romboutsia sp. CE17 genomic window:
- a CDS encoding SpoIVB peptidase S55 domain-containing protein: MNLPNLKIKSKFIIFSCLLFCLYFFSNSFIYAQNNEKTDTDYLVPMGNVLQIDAELKTIIVRNEVDGCPLQVGDSVLKIDNKTISNYGEFSSILYSLPNGSNVSILVNRNGNNLNLISSKEILEKINFNNLISGFATLTYIDCDNNEFGAVGHPINIGNSRKIPIKNGAISTTTDITIQKSIKGNVGAINARREYSIGQFTTNNNYGIKGTINNLDVSNLKKYKVASLSEVKLGKAQIILQNESNVCQKYNIEIIAIENQRSPSPKTFKIKITDKDLLSRTGGIVQGMSGTPIVQGDKIIGAISHAVENDPSLGYGVFIGWMRNN, translated from the coding sequence ATGAATTTACCAAATTTAAAGATTAAGTCAAAATTTATAATTTTTTCATGTTTGTTATTTTGCTTATATTTTTTCTCAAATAGTTTTATTTATGCACAGAACAACGAAAAAACGGATACTGATTACCTAGTTCCAATGGGTAATGTTCTACAAATTGATGCAGAGCTAAAAACTATTATTGTGAGAAATGAGGTTGATGGTTGCCCCCTACAAGTCGGTGATTCAGTTTTAAAAATAGATAATAAAACTATAAGTAATTATGGTGAGTTTTCATCTATTTTATATTCTTTACCAAATGGTAGCAACGTTTCTATCTTAGTTAATAGAAATGGAAATAACCTAAACTTAATTTCTAGTAAAGAAATTTTAGAAAAAATTAATTTTAACAACTTAATATCAGGTTTTGCAACATTAACTTATATTGACTGCGATAATAATGAATTTGGTGCAGTTGGACATCCTATTAATATAGGTAATTCTAGAAAAATACCTATAAAAAACGGAGCCATTTCAACTACAACTGATATTACTATACAAAAATCAATTAAAGGTAATGTTGGTGCTATAAATGCTAGACGTGAATATAGTATAGGTCAATTTACAACAAATAATAATTATGGAATTAAAGGTACTATAAATAATTTAGATGTTTCTAATCTAAAAAAATATAAAGTTGCTTCTCTTAGTGAAGTAAAACTTGGAAAAGCTCAAATAATATTACAAAATGAATCTAATGTTTGTCAAAAATATAATATAGAAATAATTGCTATTGAAAATCAAAGATCTCCTAGTCCTAAAACTTTTAAAATTAAAATTACCGATAAAGATTTATTATCTAGAACTGGAGGAATTGTTCAAGGTATGAGTGGAACTCCTATTGTTCAAGGAGATAAAATAATTGGTGCTATATCTCATGCAGTTGAAAATGACCCATCTCTTGGATATGGTGTATTTATTGGTTGGATGAGAAATAATTAA
- a CDS encoding N-acetylmuramoyl-L-alanine amidase family protein, whose translation MKKYRVIIMAIIAMGIILIGTSDPLTSFYKTTGLIINGMNKDLKDEKSNSNTNNSTKENNEEKNNLSKDNSKFLICIDPGHQSKGDSNPEPVAPGSSYKKARVSSGTAGVATKKPEYVLNLEASKILKHILEDKGYSVIMTRESHDVNISNSERAIFANNKNADLVVRIHADSLDNSSKTGASILIPEEGGRYTASIYEESNKCAELIKGSMKNSGIQINGVFQRGDLTGFNWSKVPVVLVEMGFMSNYNEDQMMSNPDYQRKLMQSIADGVEEYFKTR comes from the coding sequence ATGAAAAAGTATAGAGTAATTATAATGGCTATAATAGCTATGGGAATAATACTTATTGGTACATCAGATCCACTAACTAGCTTTTATAAAACAACAGGTTTGATAATAAACGGAATGAATAAAGACTTAAAAGATGAAAAGTCAAACTCTAATACGAACAATTCAACAAAGGAAAATAATGAAGAAAAGAATAATTTATCAAAGGATAATTCTAAGTTTTTAATATGTATAGATCCAGGGCATCAATCAAAGGGCGATTCAAATCCAGAACCAGTGGCACCAGGATCAAGTTATAAAAAAGCAAGAGTGTCTTCGGGAACAGCAGGTGTTGCTACAAAAAAACCAGAATATGTTTTAAATTTAGAAGCATCTAAAATTTTAAAGCATATACTAGAAGATAAAGGTTACAGTGTGATTATGACTCGAGAAAGTCACGATGTAAATATAAGTAACAGTGAGAGGGCTATATTTGCTAATAATAAAAATGCAGACTTAGTAGTTAGAATTCACGCTGATAGCTTAGACAATTCTTCAAAAACAGGTGCATCAATATTAATTCCAGAAGAAGGTGGAAGATATACAGCTTCAATATATGAGGAGAGTAATAAATGTGCCGAGCTTATAAAGGGAAGTATGAAGAATTCAGGTATACAAATAAATGGAGTATTCCAAAGGGGGGATTTGACAGGATTTAACTGGTCTAAAGTTCCTGTAGTTTTAGTAGAAATGGGATTTATGAGTAATTATAATGAAGATCAAATGATGTCAAATCCTGATTATCAAAGAAAGCTAATGCAAAGTATAGCAGATGGAGTAGAGGAATATTTCAAAACTAGATGA
- the yunB gene encoding sporulation protein YunB, with translation MNDFKKTSIVFLILFLISFLVGSFIYIDRTLRPTIKVLAETKALELANKSINKSVAEVVKGQINYKDLMNVQLDSNGKITMIQANTVLMNSIASDVALEIQDELKKVKSTSSYIPIGTALGSPILAKYGPQLKVSIEPIGTVSIDFKTKFESSGINQTRHIIYIEASTKVRVVIPLTTSTQEVNVQIPVCETIIVGDVPESYVNIPESGVQSIIPNINNNTNK, from the coding sequence ATGAATGATTTTAAAAAGACTTCCATAGTATTTCTAATACTGTTTTTAATATCGTTTTTAGTTGGAAGCTTTATATACATAGATAGAACATTAAGACCAACTATAAAAGTATTAGCAGAAACAAAAGCACTAGAACTTGCAAATAAATCAATTAACAAATCTGTAGCAGAAGTAGTTAAAGGACAAATAAATTATAAAGATTTAATGAATGTTCAATTAGATTCTAATGGGAAAATAACTATGATTCAAGCTAATACTGTACTGATGAATAGTATAGCATCTGATGTAGCTTTAGAGATTCAAGATGAGTTAAAAAAGGTTAAATCCACAAGTTCATACATACCAATAGGAACTGCTTTAGGAAGCCCTATATTAGCAAAATATGGGCCACAGCTTAAGGTATCTATAGAACCAATAGGAACAGTTTCTATAGACTTTAAAACTAAGTTTGAATCATCTGGTATAAATCAAACTAGACATATTATATATATTGAAGCTAGCACAAAGGTAAGAGTTGTAATTCCTTTAACAACATCAACACAAGAGGTAAATGTTCAAATACCAGTTTGTGAAACTATAATAGTAGGAGATGTACCAGAAAGTTATGTTAATATACCAGAATCAGGAGTCCAAAGTATAATTCCAAATATAAATAACAATACTAACAAATAA